One Hordeum vulgare subsp. vulgare chromosome 4H, MorexV3_pseudomolecules_assembly, whole genome shotgun sequence DNA window includes the following coding sequences:
- the LOC123446216 gene encoding uncharacterized protein LOC123446216 — MDIAPPAQSAEATPPQTPPQPSFLYSAPPTSMPVPYVWGSWPPCGPGVYEHGGNLAGMAGHAPPPLCVPPACAWYYPVVAAATDPRGSPPAYVQPFQEPTGSGTAGEDTDDDPCSLTLAIDAVDKKSPTAGPNAYQSGSGVVGALGLQVALNGREKAATAAEARKRRKELTKLKQMHAGSRHAAGEHW; from the coding sequence ATGGACATCGCGCCGCCCGCACAGAGCGCGGAGGCCACCCCGCCGCAGACGCCGCCGCAGCCAAGCTTTCTGTACAGCGCGCCGCCAACTTCCATGCCTGTGCCCTATGTATGGGGCTCCTGGCCCCCGTGCGGGCCGGGGGTGTACGAGCATGGCGGCAACCTGGCTGGCATGGCGGGACACGCCCCACCGCCGCTCTGCGTCCCGCCGGCCTGCGCGTGGTACTACCCCGTCGTCGCCGCTGCCACCGACCCCCGCGGCTCGCCCCCGGCCTACGTGCAGCCGTTCCAGGAGCCGACCGGCAGCGGGACGGCCGGGGAGGACACCGACGACGACCCTTGCTCGCTGACCCTCGCCATCGATGCTGTCGACAAGAAGAGCCCCACCGCCGGTCCCAATGCTTACCAAAGTGGCAGCGGCGTGGTGGGGGCACTGGGGCTGCAGGTCGCGCTTAACGGTAGAGAgaaggcggcgacggcggcggaggcgaggaagaggaggaaggagctcaCCAAGCTGAAGCAGATGCACGCCGGAAGCCGCCATGCCGCTGGCGAGCACTGGTAA
- the LOC123446215 gene encoding light-inducible protein CPRF2-like, translating to MPTDHGSSSDGGHQAQCRRRGASVDVELRAAMALADMAGAGAAADRPLPAHHAAAAPEAQAAMEAEDEELASTRLSLELGNVGIQSSPCSSSSSGAGQQPPQSSAAVTGYGLSRPRHTLTEAEKEAKRLRRVLANRESARQTILRRQAIRDELARKVADLASQNENMKKEKDMVLEQYLTLKETNKQLKQQAHHLSLSLSFL from the exons atgccgACTGATCACGGCAGCAGCAGCGACGGCGGCCACCAGGCGCAATGTCGGCGCAGGGGCGCCAGCGTCGACGTCGAGCTCCGCGCCGCCATGGCGCTGGCCGACATGGCGGGGGCCGGAGCGGCCGCCGACCGCCCGCTCCCGGCgcaccacgccgccgccgccccagaaGCCCAG GCGGCGATGGAGGCAGAGGATGAGGAGCTGGCGAGCACGAGGCTGAGCCTTGAGCTGGGCAACGTCGGCATCCAGTCCTCCCCATGCTCCAGCAGCTCCAGCGGCGCCGGGCAGCAACCGCCGCAGTCGTCCGCCGCCGTGACGGGATACGGCCTCAGCAGACCGCGGCACACGCTCACCGAG GCGGAGAAAGAGGCGAAGCGGCTGCGGCGCGTGCTAGCCAACCGGGAGTCCGCCCGGCAAACCATCCTCCGCCGCCAG GCGATCCGAGACGAACTGGCGAGAAAAGTCGCGGATTTAGCGTCGCAGAACGAGAACATGAAGAAG GAGAAGGACATGGTGCTGGAACAGTACCTGACGCTCAAGGAGACCAACAAGCAGCTGAAACAACAGGCACATCATCTATCGCTTTCGCTTTCCTTCCTTTAA